One window from the genome of Polynucleobacter sp. MWH-Svant-W18 encodes:
- a CDS encoding aminoacetone oxidase family FAD-binding enzyme: MSKIWDAIIIGGGAAGLFCAGVAGQLGKQVLVLDHAEILGEKIRISGGGRCNFTNLHSSPTNFLSLNPHFVKSALARYPSKEFIKLVSSYGINYHEKHQGQLFCDDSAKQIIDLLMAECAKGRVTIRNPVVIESIAQDQEHWLVQTNAGSEKTKSVVMATGGLPVPAIGATAYSLDIAKQFGLSVVDPRPALVPLSFTADTFGDLYDLAGLSLPVRIASGSKGHRYGACRFNEDVLLTHKGLSGPAVLQASSYWVEGEPIHIDWLGAIEVAGGFNCDALFADEDNRTKLTETILASVLPQRLAKAFAEQKNLLGRKWAEVSKKDRQALKELLTNWSVKPAGTLGWKKAEVMLGGVDTKDLDGQTMMSRQHTGLFFIGECVDVTGHLGGHNFQWAWASGFACAQAL, translated from the coding sequence ATGAGTAAGATATGGGATGCCATCATTATTGGTGGCGGTGCCGCTGGCTTATTCTGCGCTGGTGTGGCAGGCCAGCTAGGCAAGCAGGTTCTAGTCTTGGACCATGCTGAAATACTGGGTGAAAAAATCCGCATTAGCGGAGGAGGACGTTGCAATTTCACAAACTTGCACAGCAGCCCTACAAACTTTCTCTCTTTGAATCCCCATTTCGTTAAAAGCGCTCTAGCTCGATATCCTTCAAAAGAATTTATTAAGCTTGTCAGTAGCTATGGGATCAACTATCACGAGAAGCACCAGGGGCAATTGTTTTGCGATGATTCTGCTAAGCAGATTATTGATTTACTCATGGCAGAATGCGCTAAAGGAAGGGTCACCATTCGTAACCCAGTGGTGATTGAATCCATTGCACAAGATCAAGAGCATTGGTTGGTGCAAACCAATGCAGGCTCTGAAAAAACCAAGTCCGTGGTGATGGCAACAGGCGGCTTACCTGTTCCGGCGATTGGCGCTACCGCATATTCATTGGATATTGCCAAGCAATTTGGATTATCGGTAGTTGATCCAAGGCCCGCATTAGTACCACTATCTTTTACTGCAGATACCTTTGGGGATCTCTATGACTTAGCTGGCCTTAGCCTTCCCGTCAGAATTGCTTCAGGATCCAAGGGCCACCGTTATGGAGCTTGTCGCTTCAATGAAGATGTATTGCTAACCCACAAAGGCTTATCTGGCCCCGCTGTTTTGCAAGCAAGTAGTTATTGGGTAGAGGGTGAGCCCATTCATATTGATTGGCTAGGAGCCATAGAGGTGGCAGGTGGATTCAATTGCGATGCACTCTTTGCTGATGAGGACAATCGTACTAAGCTCACCGAGACGATTCTTGCTTCTGTCTTGCCGCAACGCTTAGCTAAAGCGTTTGCAGAACAGAAAAATCTATTGGGACGTAAGTGGGCTGAGGTATCGAAAAAAGATCGTCAAGCCCTGAAAGAGTTATTAACCAACTGGTCTGTAAAACCTGCAGGTACTTTAGGTTGGAAAAAGGCCGAGGTAATGTTGGGTGGTGTAGACACTAAAGATCTGGATGGTCAAACGATGATGTCACGCCAACATACAGGTCTATTCTTTATCGGTGAATGTGTCGATGTCACAGGCCATTTAGGAGGTCACAACTTCCAGTGGGCCTGGGCCAGCGGTTTTGCTTGCGCGCAGGCACTCTAA
- a CDS encoding TerC family protein — protein MESFIVLLSDPHAWIAFLTLSALEIILGIDNIIFISVIANRLPIEIRERVRRFGLMFALVTRILLLLSLSRVMSLTNPLFTITDHAISGRDLILLLGGFFLIWKASKEIYSEVEIGGHDEAGSVSGVNANKSMFALFLGSVVQIGLLDIIFSLDSVITAVGMVDHISIMIAAVLASVLMMLIAAKPIGDFVHHHPSIKVLALSFLTVVGVVLIAEGMGVHIPKGYVYVAMAFSLFVELLNIRSREKKKQKKLQKLD, from the coding sequence ATGGAAAGTTTTATAGTACTCCTGAGTGATCCCCACGCTTGGATAGCATTTTTAACACTTTCAGCTCTAGAAATTATTCTAGGGATCGATAACATCATTTTTATTAGCGTCATTGCGAACCGATTACCAATTGAGATTCGTGAACGAGTGCGGCGCTTTGGTCTAATGTTCGCTTTGGTGACTCGCATCTTGCTGCTCTTGAGTCTGTCTAGGGTCATGAGCCTAACTAACCCCCTATTTACCATTACAGATCATGCCATTAGTGGCAGAGATTTGATCCTACTATTAGGTGGCTTCTTCTTAATTTGGAAAGCCTCTAAGGAAATTTATAGTGAAGTAGAAATTGGTGGACACGATGAAGCTGGCAGCGTCTCAGGAGTCAACGCTAATAAATCGATGTTCGCCCTCTTCCTGGGCTCTGTCGTGCAAATCGGCTTACTCGATATCATCTTCTCGCTCGATAGCGTGATTACTGCAGTTGGAATGGTCGATCACATCAGCATCATGATTGCAGCAGTGTTGGCTTCCGTACTCATGATGTTGATTGCTGCCAAACCCATCGGCGACTTTGTGCACCATCACCCCTCAATCAAGGTTTTGGCACTTTCCTTTTTAACGGTAGTTGGCGTTGTGTTGATTGCTGAGGGTATGGGTGTGCATATTCCGAAAGGCTACGTCTATGTGGCCATGGCTTTCTCATTATTTGTCGAGTTACTCAATATCCGCTCTCGTGAAAAGAAGAAGCAAAAAAAGCTGCAAAAACTCGATTAA
- a CDS encoding ion channel — protein MNPTSSSISNSLDLPSYAVGTAILLLIMVFHGIVLLQISKRYEVKTFLYLAEKKYSEVTLCFYVSIFGLFLMHITEIILWGISIYALNLLPNLGQSILFSGSTYTAMGFMEDILPDGWKMLAVIIAFSGMFAFAWTASVMISMTKNFRQAYTKSHMEKLNIASEIIDRFK, from the coding sequence ATGAATCCCACAAGCTCCAGTATTTCCAACTCTCTAGATCTGCCCAGTTATGCGGTCGGTACCGCCATACTGTTATTGATCATGGTGTTTCATGGCATCGTATTGCTGCAAATCAGTAAGCGCTATGAAGTAAAAACGTTTCTCTATTTAGCGGAAAAGAAATACTCTGAAGTAACACTGTGCTTCTATGTGAGTATCTTTGGCTTGTTTCTGATGCACATCACTGAGATTATTCTTTGGGGAATTTCTATTTACGCACTGAATTTACTACCCAATCTTGGCCAAAGCATTCTATTTAGCGGTAGTACTTATACCGCGATGGGCTTTATGGAGGATATTTTGCCCGATGGCTGGAAGATGTTAGCAGTCATCATCGCTTTCTCAGGCATGTTTGCGTTTGCATGGACTGCATCAGTAATGATTTCCATGACCAAAAATTTCCGTCAGGCCTACACCAAGAGTCATATGGAAAAACTCAATATTGCTTCTGAAATTATTGATCGATTTAAGTAA